Proteins co-encoded in one Novipirellula artificiosorum genomic window:
- a CDS encoding S1C family serine protease — MMGVALMVHVVWGIPCSSAEPSLDRAAQQAQQRVVKVYGAGGIAGLEAYQSGFLVSPEGHVVTAWSYVLDVEPTVVIDDGRRFDAKIVGFEPSLELAVLKIDASGLPFFRIEQQSTVDWGDAVLAVSNLFGIAAGRESASVMQGCVAAKTTLDARRGTFKTPYRGPVLILDLIANNPGAAGGALVDVDGNLVGMLGKELRDATTGVWINYALPASALRKTIGDIIAGRLTQSVDDGEPKLPRDQAHSLASLGLVMVPDVLESTPAYVDEVVPDSWAARGALRPDDLVLLVNGRRIDSQRSLREVLRTIDRRDGVALTIQRDSEILPIQLRGN; from the coding sequence ATGATGGGTGTCGCATTGATGGTCCACGTTGTTTGGGGCATCCCCTGCAGCAGTGCGGAACCGTCTCTCGATCGAGCAGCCCAACAGGCTCAGCAGCGAGTGGTGAAGGTCTACGGCGCCGGCGGGATCGCGGGGCTGGAGGCTTATCAGAGCGGTTTTTTGGTTTCGCCCGAAGGCCACGTCGTGACGGCGTGGAGTTATGTATTGGACGTCGAGCCTACGGTGGTGATCGATGACGGCCGTCGGTTTGATGCCAAGATCGTCGGGTTCGAGCCGTCGCTCGAACTGGCGGTCTTGAAAATTGATGCGTCAGGGTTGCCGTTTTTTCGTATCGAACAGCAATCGACTGTCGATTGGGGGGATGCGGTGCTAGCCGTCAGCAATCTGTTTGGAATCGCGGCGGGGCGTGAATCCGCCAGTGTGATGCAAGGCTGTGTTGCCGCCAAGACAACCCTTGATGCGCGTCGAGGAACGTTCAAAACGCCCTATCGTGGCCCCGTGTTGATCTTGGATTTGATTGCCAACAACCCAGGAGCGGCTGGAGGGGCATTGGTCGACGTTGATGGAAACTTGGTTGGCATGCTGGGGAAAGAACTTCGCGATGCGACAACCGGCGTTTGGATCAACTACGCACTCCCCGCGTCGGCGCTACGGAAAACGATCGGTGATATCATTGCAGGTCGGCTGACCCAATCGGTCGATGATGGCGAGCCCAAGCTTCCACGCGACCAAGCCCATTCCCTCGCGTCGCTTGGGTTGGTGATGGTTCCCGACGTACTCGAATCGACGCCGGCTTATGTGGACGAAGTGGTCCCCGATTCGTGGGCAGCACGTGGTGCGTTACGGCCAGACGACTTGGTGTTGCTGGTCAACGGGCGGCGTATCGATTCGCAGCGATCCCTGCGTGAGGTGTTGCGGACGATTGACCGCCGAGACGGCGTGGCGTTGACGATTCAGCGAGATTCTGAGATTTTGCCGATTCAGTTGCGTGGCAATTGA
- the rplW gene encoding 50S ribosomal protein L23, translating to MTKIQPPPQAEGAIQLESHQILMRPLVTEKGVHRATRNNQYAFQIHRDATKFDVKRAVEELFHVKVEKVRTQTRKGKIRRYRYRSGRTNDWKKAIVQLAEDDRIDFF from the coding sequence ATGACAAAAATCCAACCACCACCGCAGGCTGAAGGCGCGATTCAGCTTGAGTCGCACCAGATCCTTATGCGTCCGCTTGTGACGGAAAAGGGAGTGCATCGAGCCACGCGAAACAATCAGTACGCATTTCAGATTCATCGGGACGCGACAAAGTTTGATGTCAAACGCGCGGTCGAAGAATTGTTCCACGTCAAGGTGGAAAAGGTGCGTACGCAGACACGTAAAGGCAAGATTCGCCGTTATCGCTATCGCAGCGGGCGGACGAACGATTGGAAGAAGGCGATCGTTCAATTGGCTGAGGATGATCGAATCGACTTCTTTTAA
- the rplD gene encoding 50S ribosomal protein L4, which yields MATLTIYNETGGEVGQYEIDTEQIANRVSKQLMHDVVVMYQANKRQGSHNTRTRGQVSGTTKKMYRQKGTGNARAGSKRTNIRRGGGVARTIKPRDYSYRLPKKAIRLATRMAIRSKIDDGQMVVVDSLGFAEPKTSKMVSVLKALGLDGKTTLVATADQDLMVYKSGRNIDGVSVCPVRELNALSVLAPNQMLVTKAALDKIKDGTFAGQQASDESE from the coding sequence ATGGCAACGCTAACAATTTACAATGAAACTGGCGGCGAAGTTGGCCAGTATGAAATCGATACCGAGCAGATCGCCAATCGTGTCAGCAAGCAGTTGATGCACGATGTCGTGGTGATGTATCAGGCGAACAAGCGGCAGGGTTCGCACAACACGCGGACTCGCGGGCAGGTGTCGGGGACGACGAAGAAGATGTACCGCCAAAAGGGGACGGGGAATGCTCGTGCCGGCAGTAAGCGGACGAATATACGTCGCGGTGGTGGTGTCGCAAGGACGATCAAGCCGCGTGATTACAGCTATCGGTTGCCGAAGAAGGCGATTCGCTTGGCGACGCGGATGGCGATCCGTTCGAAAATCGATGACGGCCAGATGGTTGTGGTTGATTCGCTCGGTTTTGCTGAGCCAAAGACCAGCAAGATGGTCTCGGTCCTGAAGGCATTGGGGCTTGATGGCAAGACGACGCTCGTAGCGACAGCGGATCAGGACTTGATGGTTTACAAGAGCGGTCGGAATATCGACGGCGTCAGCGTCTGTCCGGTTCGCGAGTTGAACGCGCTTTCGGTTTTAGCTCCGAATCAAATGCTGGTGACGAAGGCTGCCCTTGATAAGATCAAGGATGGCACCTTTGCTGGGCAGCAAGCGTCGGATGAGAGCGAATGA
- the rpsJ gene encoding 30S ribosomal protein S10: MSAGASEVIRIRMEAYDHSVLDVSAQEIVDTVKRTHSEVHGPIPLPTRIERYTVLSGPFVNKKARQQYEIRTHKRLIDIVQATAKTIEALNKLSLPAGVDIKIKASAR; the protein is encoded by the coding sequence GTGTCAGCCGGTGCAAGTGAAGTTATTCGCATTCGTATGGAAGCATACGACCACTCTGTGCTTGATGTGAGTGCTCAGGAGATCGTCGACACAGTGAAGCGAACGCACAGTGAGGTTCATGGTCCGATTCCGTTGCCGACTCGGATCGAGCGGTACACGGTTTTGTCAGGGCCGTTTGTGAATAAAAAAGCTCGTCAGCAGTACGAGATCCGGACGCATAAGCGTTTGATTGATATTGTCCAGGCGACCGCCAAGACGATTGAAGCATTGAATAAGTTAAGCCTTCCGGCCGGTGTTGATATCAAGATTAAGGCATCAGCGCGCTAA
- the rpsU gene encoding 30S ribosomal protein S21 translates to MVKLVVRDRETIQEAVRRFRKLVERSGIKKEMRRREYYEKPSETNRRNRLRAERRARRTRMLSR, encoded by the coding sequence ATGGTTAAGTTAGTGGTTCGAGATCGGGAAACAATTCAGGAGGCAGTCCGTCGATTCCGAAAGTTGGTCGAGCGAAGCGGTATTAAGAAAGAAATGCGACGCCGCGAGTATTACGAAAAGCCCAGCGAAACCAATCGTCGGAACCGGTTGCGTGCCGAGCGAAGAGCCCGTCGAACCCGAATGCTGAGCCGCTAG
- a CDS encoding NPCBM/NEW2 domain-containing protein, with the protein MSRFRNSCYNWLDFDGSFLLPHFRRLFALMLTKLLLLFLVSVLPVRVSTIDGEGVDGTFAGLSESSLRIQTTGTEVQIPVADLSSLEPQQEPQGTGPTMRLVLEAGTEIAAQALTLSGETFSVELRRQETVSIPIQLARSIRFRPGNPKVDPAWLAKIEEGRRSDTLAIRREGDRLDFIEGLVVSISADAVRIEIDGETMDAPISRLEGVIFGGAKGANHPGDIQIVDVYGSRWSASDLLPCEAEGPLEIQLQGSIQHRIPLDQVKSIRWTGGVEMLAGMTPAIRSHRESIETQIDKSLLEAWFAPAAVNSKADGSSESTQDLLMFGRSFIEYRIDEGFQTFSAGVRRDGSVERATQAIVRVWVDGKVAWEKRFEGDEVVGLELPLDQARRLRIEVDSGQDGDIGDTFRISRPRLLRS; encoded by the coding sequence ATGTCTCGCTTTCGGAATTCTTGCTACAATTGGCTCGACTTCGACGGATCCTTTTTGCTCCCCCATTTTCGACGGCTGTTTGCGTTGATGCTGACAAAACTGCTGCTTCTGTTCCTTGTTTCGGTGCTCCCCGTTCGTGTTTCGACGATCGACGGCGAGGGTGTGGACGGAACGTTTGCTGGGTTGAGCGAGTCGAGTCTTCGGATTCAGACGACGGGGACGGAAGTGCAAATCCCTGTGGCCGATCTTTCCTCTCTTGAGCCCCAACAAGAGCCTCAAGGGACCGGTCCGACGATGCGGCTGGTTTTGGAGGCAGGCACCGAGATTGCTGCTCAGGCTTTGACGCTCAGCGGAGAAACCTTTTCGGTTGAGCTTCGACGACAAGAAACGGTATCGATCCCGATTCAACTGGCCCGTTCGATTCGGTTTCGGCCCGGCAATCCGAAGGTGGACCCGGCCTGGCTCGCGAAGATCGAAGAAGGGCGGCGCAGCGATACCTTGGCAATCCGTCGCGAAGGGGATCGACTTGACTTTATCGAGGGCTTGGTGGTGTCGATCTCCGCCGATGCGGTCCGTATCGAAATCGATGGGGAAACGATGGATGCACCCATCAGTCGGCTCGAAGGGGTGATTTTTGGTGGAGCGAAAGGGGCCAACCATCCGGGTGATATTCAAATCGTCGACGTCTATGGTTCCCGATGGTCGGCATCCGACTTGTTGCCTTGTGAAGCAGAAGGTCCGCTTGAGATTCAGTTGCAAGGTTCGATCCAACATCGAATCCCGCTCGATCAAGTCAAGTCGATTCGTTGGACCGGTGGTGTCGAGATGTTAGCTGGGATGACCCCCGCGATCCGCTCGCACCGCGAGTCGATCGAAACGCAGATCGACAAGTCGCTGTTAGAAGCTTGGTTTGCTCCAGCGGCGGTGAACTCAAAAGCCGATGGCAGTTCGGAATCGACGCAGGACCTGTTGATGTTTGGTCGTTCCTTCATTGAGTATCGGATTGACGAGGGATTTCAGACCTTCTCTGCGGGAGTGCGTCGCGACGGGTCTGTGGAACGAGCGACACAAGCGATCGTGCGAGTTTGGGTTGACGGCAAAGTTGCCTGGGAAAAACGTTTCGAAGGGGACGAAGTCGTCGGTTTGGAACTGCCGCTTGATCAAGCCCGTCGCTTAAGGATCGAGGTTGACAGCGGCCAGGATGGTGACATCGGCGACACGTTTCGAATCTCGCGTCCAAGGTTGTTGCGATCATGA
- a CDS encoding PDZ domain-containing protein yields the protein MNRFLRWRSPAPWFTLLFCVGMVMPVVAQDAEYRRAMAAAVRATAQRVLPSIVVIEIVGGTGVAHGEVEQDAPTSGVVVDSEGHILASNIVIRRPSATLLVMLPDGTRHAAKVVAKDHHRDLVLLKIDTESSLAPIDLPAATNRQVGQTVVAVGRYGADASPLVSRGVLSGEDRLDGIALQADARVSPSFYGGVLVDLYGNPLGVLIPAVAEGGAEDATSWYDSGIAFAIPFKSITKNLDRLRRGENIEKGLIGIVAKSKDPYENDTELAAIRVRSPAELAGLKAGDRVVSVAGEKVRRQQEIRQVLGRYDAGDSITIKVLRDDQTITAEVSLADSIPPLKPQRLGITIGAGVPAAEEGEVVIEQVIAGSPADGKLKPSDVVQKVGEVEIREADSLRRQMIAAEPEKIVAVTVKREGVSQVVPVTPETIGDAGVASLPESWTATEAVWTIDELKLPDAANLVAVVAPGEQDQRTRLGLLILLLNPGETTPKSLLEKWTETAEQTGVVVCAIAPESNQRWQPKEIDVIVRFVASVLKTSPIDSSAVAVAATGALSGRDAEAADSMALAVAMSASRTFYGVAVSAKTRPPAVRLRENDAEASLQVLLPMDPNDEPPTWVPTLRDAGYPVISVDDIDVDTLLRWVRLLQAV from the coding sequence GTGAATCGTTTTTTGAGATGGCGTTCCCCCGCACCGTGGTTCACCCTTTTGTTTTGCGTTGGCATGGTGATGCCCGTTGTTGCCCAAGATGCCGAGTACCGCCGCGCGATGGCCGCTGCCGTACGTGCGACGGCCCAGCGAGTTTTGCCTTCGATCGTGGTCATTGAAATCGTTGGGGGGACGGGAGTTGCCCATGGAGAGGTCGAACAGGACGCGCCGACGAGTGGTGTTGTGGTCGATTCGGAAGGTCACATTTTGGCGTCCAATATCGTCATTCGCCGACCCTCGGCCACGCTCTTGGTCATGCTGCCGGACGGGACACGCCACGCAGCGAAAGTCGTAGCGAAAGACCATCATCGCGATTTGGTTCTGCTGAAGATCGATACGGAATCCTCGCTCGCACCGATCGATTTGCCCGCAGCTACGAATCGACAAGTGGGGCAAACGGTCGTCGCGGTCGGACGTTATGGTGCGGATGCATCGCCGTTGGTCAGCCGCGGCGTCCTCAGTGGCGAAGATCGATTGGATGGCATCGCTTTGCAAGCCGATGCACGCGTGTCGCCCTCGTTTTATGGCGGCGTGTTAGTCGATTTGTACGGAAATCCTCTTGGTGTCTTGATTCCCGCCGTGGCCGAAGGCGGAGCGGAGGACGCCACCAGTTGGTACGACTCGGGGATTGCGTTTGCGATTCCCTTCAAGTCCATCACCAAGAACCTCGATCGGCTCCGTCGGGGCGAGAACATCGAGAAGGGGCTGATCGGGATTGTTGCGAAGAGCAAGGATCCCTATGAAAACGACACGGAATTGGCGGCAATCCGTGTTCGCTCGCCCGCGGAATTGGCGGGATTAAAAGCGGGAGACCGCGTCGTTTCTGTAGCAGGGGAAAAGGTTCGTCGGCAACAAGAAATTCGCCAAGTTCTCGGTCGCTACGATGCAGGTGACTCGATTACCATCAAGGTCCTCCGCGATGATCAAACGATCACAGCCGAAGTCAGCCTGGCCGATTCGATCCCGCCGCTGAAACCACAGCGGTTGGGGATCACGATCGGCGCCGGTGTTCCAGCGGCGGAGGAAGGCGAAGTCGTGATTGAGCAGGTCATCGCGGGCAGCCCCGCGGACGGAAAACTCAAGCCTTCCGATGTGGTTCAAAAAGTCGGTGAGGTGGAGATCAGGGAGGCGGATTCCCTTCGGAGACAAATGATTGCCGCAGAGCCGGAGAAGATCGTTGCGGTCACCGTCAAACGAGAGGGTGTCAGTCAAGTGGTTCCGGTGACTCCCGAAACAATCGGTGATGCCGGCGTTGCCAGTCTGCCCGAATCTTGGACCGCTACGGAAGCTGTGTGGACCATCGACGAGTTGAAGCTTCCTGACGCAGCAAACCTTGTTGCCGTGGTCGCACCAGGCGAACAAGATCAGCGAACTCGACTTGGATTGTTGATACTGCTGTTGAATCCGGGAGAGACGACACCAAAATCGTTGCTCGAAAAATGGACGGAAACGGCCGAGCAAACCGGCGTCGTCGTCTGTGCGATCGCCCCCGAGTCGAACCAGCGATGGCAGCCCAAGGAAATCGATGTCATTGTCCGATTTGTTGCATCGGTACTCAAAACGTCCCCGATTGATTCGTCGGCGGTCGCCGTTGCTGCGACCGGAGCCTTGTCGGGCAGGGATGCCGAAGCGGCCGACTCGATGGCATTGGCGGTCGCGATGTCGGCAAGCCGAACGTTTTATGGCGTCGCGGTTTCTGCGAAAACACGTCCGCCGGCCGTGCGACTTCGCGAGAACGACGCAGAAGCTTCGTTACAGGTGCTGCTGCCGATGGATCCGAACGACGAGCCGCCAACCTGGGTGCCGACGCTCCGCGACGCGGGCTATCCTGTTATCTCCGTCGACGACATCGACGTCGACACGTTGTTACGCTGGGTTCGCTTGTTGCAAGCGGTTTAA
- a CDS encoding putative 2-dehydropantoate 2-reductase, with amino-acid sequence MGKQRYAIIGAGALGGLYGAMLAKQGKEVHFLLHSDYDHVAANGLVVESVWGDFRLPKVHAHASPQTMPPCDITIVGLKTTQNHLLAELLPAPTRDGGVVLVLQNGLDVEQDTVAVVGEGRVFGGCCFLCSNKIGPGHIRHIDYGRIVFGQYGMTTEAMRRLGLKIAEDFNAAGVDTKFSESLPVVRWRKLMWNIPFNGLSVVLDASTKQIIENKHACRLANQIIREVHAGAAACGVAVPEEAIEITLEHTRKMVPYDSSMRLDFRNQRPMEVEAIIGNPVRAAARIGYEMCRVEMLYQQLKSIDAARSTSQQLHG; translated from the coding sequence ATGGGAAAACAACGTTACGCAATCATTGGGGCTGGCGCTCTCGGTGGGCTTTACGGAGCCATGTTGGCCAAGCAGGGAAAGGAAGTCCATTTCTTGCTGCACAGCGATTACGACCATGTGGCCGCCAATGGCTTGGTCGTCGAAAGCGTGTGGGGAGATTTTCGCTTGCCCAAAGTGCATGCGCACGCTTCCCCCCAAACGATGCCGCCGTGTGACATCACGATTGTGGGGTTAAAAACGACGCAGAACCACTTACTTGCCGAACTATTGCCTGCACCCACACGCGATGGCGGAGTCGTCTTGGTGCTGCAAAACGGGCTCGACGTCGAGCAAGACACCGTTGCGGTCGTCGGCGAAGGCCGCGTTTTCGGTGGCTGTTGTTTTTTGTGCAGCAATAAAATCGGCCCGGGGCATATTCGCCATATCGACTACGGGCGAATTGTTTTTGGCCAATATGGAATGACCACCGAGGCAATGAGACGCCTGGGACTGAAAATCGCCGAAGACTTCAACGCCGCCGGAGTCGACACCAAATTCTCGGAATCCTTGCCCGTGGTCCGTTGGCGAAAATTGATGTGGAACATCCCGTTCAATGGGCTGTCGGTTGTGCTTGACGCCAGCACGAAGCAAATCATCGAAAACAAACATGCCTGCCGCTTAGCGAATCAGATCATCCGCGAAGTGCATGCCGGGGCCGCAGCCTGCGGCGTGGCCGTACCCGAAGAGGCGATCGAGATCACGCTCGAACACACCCGAAAAATGGTCCCTTACGACAGCAGTATGCGGCTCGATTTCCGCAACCAACGACCGATGGAGGTCGAGGCGATCATCGGGAACCCCGTTCGTGCCGCGGCGCGGATTGGCTATGAAATGTGTCGCGTCGAAATGCTTTACCAGCAACTAAAATCGATCGATGCAGCACGCTCCACCTCACAGCAGCTCCACGGCTAA
- a CDS encoding DUF2752 domain-containing protein yields the protein MHDSTRHNPLKTRILAVLVAAMPLSLLITASQLHPDPDGLGTHQQLGFPPCTSRVLFGVRCPSCGMTTSWAYFMHGQWYASASTNLGGFLLAFAAWGTIAVCGVCVAKPQTPLLAHQKTAAWIAIAIAAVTLVDWAVRLFPG from the coding sequence ATGCATGATTCCACGCGGCACAATCCCCTCAAAACCCGTATCCTCGCTGTTTTGGTCGCAGCGATGCCGTTGTCGCTGTTGATCACGGCCAGCCAATTACACCCTGACCCCGACGGCTTGGGCACCCACCAGCAGCTCGGTTTTCCGCCTTGCACCTCACGTGTTCTGTTCGGCGTGCGCTGCCCCTCGTGCGGAATGACCACGTCTTGGGCATATTTCATGCACGGCCAGTGGTATGCAAGTGCATCAACCAATCTTGGCGGCTTTTTGTTGGCGTTTGCCGCCTGGGGCACAATTGCCGTTTGCGGAGTGTGCGTCGCCAAACCGCAGACACCACTGCTGGCTCACCAAAAGACGGCTGCATGGATCGCGATCGCCATCGCCGCGGTAACGCTCGTCGACTGGGCGGTGCGACTGTTCCCAGGATAG
- the rplC gene encoding 50S ribosomal protein L3 gives MTQIYLEDGTSVPVTVIQAGPCHVLQVRSPSRDGYQAVQLGFEDKPRRLANRSERGHVAKLESKRSKDRVAAGVELLQKADCEPQRFIREFRGGAEVEVGSTLTVEQFSEVRRVDVTGTSKGRGFSGVMKRHNFSGQRATHGVKKCHRYAGGTGCSASPSRVFKGTRMPGQYGNTQTTVRNLEVVRVDAENNLLLVRGAVPGPNGGFVSVQETNKVG, from the coding sequence ATGACTCAGATTTACTTGGAAGACGGTACCTCCGTTCCTGTGACGGTGATCCAAGCGGGTCCGTGTCATGTGCTGCAGGTTCGCAGTCCAAGTCGTGACGGCTATCAGGCAGTTCAGTTGGGGTTCGAGGATAAGCCTCGTCGTTTGGCGAATCGCAGTGAGCGTGGTCATGTGGCGAAGTTAGAGAGTAAGCGTTCAAAGGATCGTGTTGCTGCCGGCGTTGAGTTGCTCCAGAAGGCTGATTGTGAGCCTCAGCGATTTATCCGTGAATTCCGTGGCGGTGCCGAGGTTGAGGTGGGTTCCACGCTGACGGTCGAGCAGTTTTCGGAAGTCAGGAGGGTTGATGTCACCGGGACCAGTAAGGGTCGTGGTTTCTCGGGTGTCATGAAGCGGCACAATTTTTCTGGCCAACGTGCGACGCACGGTGTGAAGAAGTGTCACCGCTACGCTGGCGGTACCGGTTGCAGTGCGTCGCCGAGTCGCGTCTTTAAGGGCACTCGGATGCCAGGGCAGTACGGTAACACTCAGACAACCGTGCGTAATCTTGAAGTGGTTCGTGTGGATGCCGAGAACAATCTGTTGCTCGTGCGTGGTGCGGTCCCAGGGCCAAACGGTGGGTTCGTTTCGGTTCAAGAAACAAATAAGGTTGGTTAG
- a CDS encoding S1C family serine protease: MMIWKRPCMRIGCLCLVLAIISSTVISSTVAAKGPIEVDPLIAQAERQRIEAIERAMKSTVSVFVPGGAGGGSGVLISPEGYALTNFHVSSPAGNYMRCGLSDGNIYDAVIVGIDPVGDLALIQLLGRDDFPYAEMADSSRARSGDWCMVIGNPFLLASNLQPTVTWGILSGVGRYQYPSGTLLEYADCLQTDASVNPGNSGGPLYDADGRLLGVVGRCSFEKRGRVNVGVGYAISVNQAKNFLGYLHSGRVVDHATLGATAATDPEGGVRVSNILETSDAYRRGLTYGAEILEVDGRVVHTSNDLQNVIATLPSGWRVKLVYRKEGETVKTLVRMSSVHRQDELLEKMAGAMPPPPPREPPMKQPEMPDGDENRQGTPIPHGDAEPIETDLSQEVPGSVMAVFEARRGFANYYFNEQQQQRFLTSLRDQFPGGEDGSSMAWTIKGTTDDDRKVAIYVSGGRLSMVAGDAAMESETKADLYETIDNRSIAGILPALDAWRRMIADGPKKFGETAYLGTMPLGGERPLRDCVVGNDGELEVRWLSHPQTQLVEAIEVFADRDEDPVELWLIRDRSDADAPPVTLDLRYGTESIFRVNIDTWETEKVAESAEPGVAEPESAERETQL; the protein is encoded by the coding sequence ATGATGATTTGGAAACGTCCTTGCATGCGAATCGGATGCCTGTGTCTTGTCCTCGCAATCATCTCGTCAACGGTTATCTCGTCGACGGTCGCTGCGAAGGGACCGATTGAGGTCGATCCGTTGATTGCGCAGGCAGAACGGCAACGGATCGAAGCGATTGAGCGAGCGATGAAGTCGACCGTCAGCGTGTTTGTGCCTGGCGGTGCGGGGGGCGGTAGCGGCGTTTTGATTTCGCCGGAGGGCTACGCGCTGACGAATTTCCACGTCTCCAGCCCCGCTGGAAACTACATGCGCTGCGGCCTGAGTGATGGCAATATCTACGATGCCGTGATCGTTGGCATCGATCCGGTAGGCGATTTGGCGTTGATCCAACTGCTCGGACGAGACGACTTTCCCTATGCCGAGATGGCCGACAGCAGCCGGGCTCGTTCGGGCGACTGGTGCATGGTGATCGGCAATCCGTTTTTGTTGGCGTCGAACTTGCAACCGACCGTCACCTGGGGAATCCTCAGCGGCGTCGGCCGATACCAGTATCCGTCGGGAACGCTGCTCGAGTACGCGGACTGTTTGCAAACCGATGCATCGGTCAATCCAGGCAATTCCGGCGGGCCGCTCTATGACGCCGACGGACGGTTGTTGGGTGTTGTAGGGCGTTGTTCGTTTGAAAAACGTGGCCGCGTCAATGTGGGGGTCGGTTATGCGATCAGCGTCAACCAAGCGAAAAACTTCCTCGGCTATTTGCATAGTGGACGCGTCGTCGACCACGCAACGTTGGGCGCTACGGCGGCAACCGATCCGGAAGGTGGCGTTCGAGTCTCGAATATTTTGGAAACGAGTGACGCGTATCGTCGCGGCTTGACCTATGGCGCGGAAATTCTGGAAGTCGACGGCCGTGTCGTTCACACTTCCAACGATTTGCAGAACGTGATCGCGACGCTGCCGAGCGGATGGCGCGTCAAGCTGGTCTACCGCAAAGAAGGTGAAACCGTCAAAACGTTGGTGCGTATGTCAAGCGTCCATCGCCAAGATGAGTTGCTGGAGAAGATGGCCGGGGCAATGCCACCGCCACCACCGCGAGAGCCACCGATGAAACAACCGGAAATGCCCGACGGCGATGAAAACCGTCAAGGAACACCGATCCCGCATGGCGATGCGGAACCAATCGAGACCGATTTGAGTCAGGAAGTCCCTGGATCGGTGATGGCGGTCTTTGAGGCAAGACGAGGTTTCGCGAACTATTATTTCAACGAGCAACAACAACAGCGATTCCTGACATCGCTTCGGGACCAGTTTCCTGGTGGTGAGGATGGCAGTTCCATGGCATGGACGATCAAGGGTACGACCGATGACGACCGCAAAGTGGCCATCTATGTTTCGGGCGGGCGTTTGTCCATGGTTGCGGGTGATGCAGCGATGGAGTCGGAGACAAAGGCCGATCTTTACGAAACCATTGACAACCGATCGATCGCCGGAATCTTGCCCGCACTCGATGCGTGGCGTCGAATGATTGCCGATGGCCCCAAAAAGTTTGGAGAGACCGCTTACTTGGGGACCATGCCGCTCGGTGGGGAACGACCGCTGCGAGATTGTGTCGTTGGCAATGACGGGGAACTGGAAGTGCGTTGGCTATCTCATCCACAAACCCAGTTGGTGGAAGCGATCGAAGTGTTTGCCGATCGTGACGAGGATCCGGTCGAGCTTTGGTTGATTCGTGATCGCAGCGATGCCGATGCACCACCGGTGACGTTGGACTTGCGCTATGGGACGGAATCGATCTTCCGCGTAAACATTGATACATGGGAAACGGAAAAGGTTGCCGAATCGGCCGAGCCGGGGGTGGCGGAGCCGGAGTCGGCGGAACGGGAGACTCAACTGTGA